One window of the Podospora pseudocomata strain CBS 415.72m chromosome 7, whole genome shotgun sequence genome contains the following:
- a CDS encoding hypothetical protein (COG:S; EggNog:ENOG503P1X3), producing MAGQIVTSSSGWARRSQPSWTNILTLFACLACHALASTPDAPESVETLIIDTRSPYKTDNGWVMLSPRDAEDWKQWKKRQNNKDDDEDEKSSSSAKPSVTTTFAIVAGKPTQSSTTSSETAPSALPTHLDSLASGFKEGSNGDPNACPKFINWFLNTPEFKECYPLSMLLDHSKSFFDAQRSPVTITRTLDATCAANATRCSQYFAQLAQNFTSTENCGNDYTWGTPAIVNTYKAMVAYAPIYSVGCLRDEKTSAYCFANAVGNTTSRGNTYLYTLLPFNKSLPGSSVTTCDECTRQTMNIYQASTADRRQQISLTYEGAAKQINLVCGPGFVQETLAPEAVRSWAGRKGRVVEWTGFGVVMGVLVWLI from the exons ATGGCCGGACAGATAgtaaccagctcctcgggTTGGGCCCGCCGATCACAACCTTCATGGACCAACATCCTGACCCTCTTCGCTTGCTTGGCCTGTCACGCCTTGGCCTCCACACCAGATGCCCCTGAGTCTGTCGAGACATTGATAATCGACACCAGAAGTCCATACAAGACAGACAATGGGTGGGTGATGCTTTCACCAAGAGACGCGGAAGACTGGAAGCAGTGGAAGAAGCGTCAGAACAacaaggacgacgacgaggacgagaaatCAAGCTCATCAGCCAAGCCATCAGTAACAACAACATTCGCCATCGTTGCTGGAAAGCCCACACAAAGCAGCACTACATCTTCCGAGACCGCCCCAAGCGCCCTGCCAACACATCTCGACAGCTTGGCCTCTGGGTTCAAGGAAGGATCTAACGGTGATCCCAACGCATGCCCCAAATTCATCAACTGgttcctcaacacccccgagTTCAAGGAGTGCTACCCCCTCTCCATGCTCCTCGAT CACTCCAAATCCTTCTTTGACGCCCAGCGCTCCCCGGTAACCATCACCCGCACCCTCGACGCCACCTGCGCAGCCAACGCCACCCGCTGCTCCCAGTACTTTGCCCAGCTAGCCCAAAACTTCACCTCGACGGAAAACTGCGGCAATGACTACACCTGGGGCACACCCGCCATCGTCAACACGTACAAGGCCATGGTTGCCTACGCGCCCATTTATAGTGTCGGCTGTTTACGGGATGAGAAGACGTCGGCGTACTGCTTTGCCAATGCTGtgggcaacaccaccagcagggGGAACACTTATTTgtacaccctcctcccgttCAACAAGAGCTTGCCTGGGAGTAGCGTGACGACGTGTGACGAATGTACGAGGCAGACGATGAATATCTACCAGGCGTCGACGGCAGATAGGAGGCAGCAGATCAGCCTGACGTATGAGGGGGCCGCGAAGCAGATTAATCTTGTTTGCGGGCCGGGGTTTGTGCAGGAGACGCTGGCGCCCGAGGCGGTGAGGAGttgggcggggaggaaggggagggtggtggagtggacggggtttggggttgtgatgggggtgttggtgtggttgatttaa